ACCTGCGAAATACAAAGGCACGGCATAAAATATGATACCCAGTGTTCCGATCCAGAAGTGGAAGGAAACCAGTTTTTTAGAGTATAATTCTGTTCTGTAGATGCGGGGAATTAACCAGTATAAAATCCCGAAGGTTAAGAAACCATTCCAGCCTAAGGCACCTACGTGGACGTGTGCTACGATCCAGTCGGTATAGTGTGCAATGGCATTGATTTGTTTCAGGGCCAGCATCGGACCTTCAAAAGTGGCCATACCATAAGCGGTAATACCCACTACCATGAATTTAAGCCTGGAATCTTCTCTTACTTTGTCCCATGCACCGCGAAGGGTCAATAATCCATTGATCATTCCGCCCCAGCTTGGTGCAATCAGCATGATAGAAAATGCTACTCCCAACGATTGTGCCCAGCTTGGTAAAGAGGTATACAATAAATGGTGAGGACCAGCCCAGATATAGATGAAAATCAATGACCAGAAGTGCAGGATACTCAGTTTATAAGAATATACCGGACGTTGTGCCATTTTTGGCAGGAAATAATACATCATTCCCAGGTAAGGCGTGGTCAGGAAGAAAGCCACCGCATTGTGCCCATACCACCACTGTACCAGTGCATCCTGAACCCCGGCAAATAAATAATAGCTTTTAAAAGCAGATACCGGAAGCTGGAAAGAGTTGACAATATGTAATACGGCAACCGTAACAAAGGTGGCAATATAGAACCAGATGGCCACATACATGTGTTTCTCTCTTCTTTTGATGATGGTACCAAACATATTGATCCCGAAGACTACCCAGATGACCGTAATGGCAATATCAATCGGCCATTCCAGTTCTGCATATTCATGCGAGGAGCTGAATCCTAAAGGGAGCGTAATCACTGCAGAAACAATGATGAGCTGCCAGCCCCAGAAGTGTATTTTACTCAGCACATCACTGAACATCCTCGCTTTAAGGAGTCGTTGGAGTGAATAATAAACGCCCATAAAGATGGCATTACCCACAAAAGCAAAGATCACCGCATTGGTGTGTAATGGCCTGATCCGGCCGAAAGTCGTGTACTGGGAGCCCATATTTAATGCAGGCTTGAAGAGCTGCATGGCTATGAGCAATCCGACCGTCATTCCGATGATGCCCCAGACTATGGTGGCTACTGCGAAGTTCCTGACGATCTTGTTGTCGTAGTAAAATTTATCAGTCATGTTAAAATAATGAGTGGTTGTTTATTGCATGTAAAATTAGGGCGGTGTGCGTGACTATAGAATGACGCATATTGCGGTTAATAGTGATCCTCATCACTTTTTATGTCAGCCTGGTCGGATTTAACCTCATCGTCGAAGAGTATCCGTACCGATGGGGTATAGGTATCGTCATTCTGTCCCGTTCTGCTGGCCCAGAAGAATGCGGCCAGAAAGATCAATGCCAGCAGGATACTACAGCCAATGAGAAAGTAAATGATGTTCATAGCAATTGGTTTTTTCTTGCATACAGCCGGGCTGCAATGCTGGTGAATAAAATGATCGTTACCGTACTGATGGGCATTAAAACTGCTGCAATGAGTGGAGAAAGCATACCCTGTACTGCAAAGTATAATCCCAGTGCGTTATAGGTCAGGGAAATGGCAAAGCTCATATGAATTACTTTTACCGCGTCTTTAGCCTGCCGGATGAATTGTGGTATTTTATGAAAACTGGCGCCATCCAGAATGGCATCACAACCGGGAGAGAAATTGTTAATATTGTCGGTTACCGCAATCCCCAGGTCGCTTTGTTTTAAAGCACCGGCATCATTCAATCCATCTCCGAACATCAGTACTTTTCTGTTCGAAGATTGAAGCTTCACGATATAATCCAGTTTGTTTTGTGGACTTTGTTTAAAATGCATTTGCTGCGTACGTGGGAAAAACGGAACCAGGCTTTGTTTGTCCTGTTCCTGATCACCCGACAACAGGTGTAAGTCGGCATCTTTACCCAATTTGAAAATCAGGTCCTTAAAACCGGGACGCCACTGTTGCTGAGCACAGAAGAAGCCATGGTACTGCTCATTAATAACAATATGTACAACCGCTCCGGGAGCCGTTGCTGCGATTTCCAGTCCAAGGAAAGAGGCACTTCCTAGTTTTAAGGTATTTCCGTTTACCGTTCCGGTAATTCCCCGGCCCACCTTTTCCATATATTTTACTACACTATATTTAGCTGGTCTGTCCAGCCATTTCACCAGCTCCCTGCTCAGGGGATGTCCGGAGTTTTTGGCCAGGTCATTAACCAGCTGTTTTTCCTCTCCGCTAAGTCTGCCTTCAAAACTGAATCCTGTTGCATCAGGATTCGTGATGGTGCCGGTCTTATCAAATACATAGGTATTGATGCGCGCCAGTTCTTCCACAACCGCTGTATTTTTCAGGTAGAACTTATTTTTATCAAAAATGCTCAGTACTGCGGCGAGAGTAAAAGGAGAGCTTAAGGCCAGTGCACAAGGGCAGGCAATGATCAGCACGGCCGTAAAGGAGGCAATTGCTTTGGTGGTATCGCCTTTAAAGAACCAGAAAGCAGCAGCGACAATGGCAATGCTCAGGAGCACAATACTGAAATATTTACTGGCCCTGTCGCTAAAGGTTCTGATCCGGTTTTTCTCTCCAAAAAAGGCCTCATTGTTCCACAACTGGGTGAGGTAACTTTGAGAAACAGGTTTAACCACTTCCAGCTCCAATGCCCCGGAGAGTTGTCTGCCACCTGCATAAACGACTTCACCCAGAACTTTTTTTACAGGCAGGGATTCACCGGTTACAAAGCTGAAATCCATTTCTGCATCTCCTTTTAACAGGATGGCATCTGCCGGAATGATTTCATTGCTGCGGATCAGGATCCGGTCGCCAACACTCAGCTCATTTAAAGGAATGGGCCTTTCGCGGCCTTTCTCCATCAGGGTCACTGCAACGGGGAAATAAGAACGGTAATCCCTTTCAAAGGAAAGGTGATGATAGGTATGTTGCTGCATCCATTTCCCTACCAGCAGGAAGAAGACCAGACCGCAAAGGGTGTCTACAAAACCCGCCCCTGTATTGGTCAGGATTTCTGCGATGGAGCGGATAAACATCACGGCAATCCCCAAAGCAAGTGGGAAGTCCAGGTTTAATATCCCGTTTTTTAAGTTGTTCCAGGCCGAAATAAAGTAATCCCGTCCACTGTAAAATACGACAGGTACAGAGAAAGCCAGGTTCAGCCAGCCAAAGAAAGACTTAAACTCCTGATCCAGATTTGTAATTCCAAAATAATCGGGAAAGCTGAGCAACATCACATTGCCAAAACAGAAGCCGGCTACAGCAATTTTGGTGATCAGGTTTCTTTCTGAATGATCAGATTTTTGCTTTTTAACCACATCCTGCAAGCTGATCAGGGGTTCATAGCCAATGGCCGATAAGGTTTCCACGAGCTGCCGCAATGACAATTCCTGGTTTTTATAGGTAATGACAACCTGCTTTTTGAGGAAATCAATTCTGGATTGCAGGATTGTTGGTTTAATCTTATGAAGGTGCTCCAGCAGCCAGATGCAGGAGCTGCAGTGGATGGCCGGAATATATAAAGTGATGACGCTCACTCTTTCGTCGCTGTAGTCCAGCAGGTTTGCGGCAATTCCCGGTTCGTCCAGGTATTCAAAGTGTTGTGCCCCATTCTTTTGCGTCTGTCCGGGTACGTCATTGTAGGCGTAGTAGCTGCTGAGGTCATGGCTCGACAAAAGCTGGTAAACGCCCTGGCATCCCAGACAGCAAAAAGTCTTGTTATCCAGTACGTAAGGGCTTTTTGGGAGCTCGTCACCACAATGATAACATTGGGTTTCCTGGGCTATGGTTTTCTGTGCTAACATAAGGAAATTCTATATTTCCAAAGTTCCCGCTTCCCCCTAAGTATAAATATGACGACGGTCACCTTCCTGCCTGATACAGATCAGAAACCATCATGAAAAATAGAAGTTATGACATCTTTTAAAGTAATTTTAAATATGAAAATTAAAACACCCATATTTACTAAAGAAAAGGGCACAGGTCTGAAGCCTCCAAAATCATCTAAAACAGGCTTGTGATCGCTTCTCAAACCCTTGAAAAACAATATTTACTAAAGAAAAACAATAGGATACCAGATGAATTATAGGGAAATATTAGACCAGTTGAGGTCGCATGTAGCCAACGTATTCCACGCTAAAAGCGATGCCAGACTTATATATCATAACCTAAACCATACCGAGCAGGTCGTAGAGAATGCAGTGAAAATTGCCAACCATTACCAGCTTTCTGATGAAGACTTTTTCATCGTTACCGCGGCCAGTTGGTTCCATGATCTGGGCTACTTTTTTGACTGCCAGCATCATGAAGCAAGTGGAGCAGGACTGGCAACAGAATTCCTGAAGGAAAAAGGAGTTAAAGCAGAGGTCATCGATAAAGTGGTGAACTGTATCCTGGCTACTAAAATGCCACAAAACCCGGAAGGTCTGCTGGAGCAGATTGTTTGTGATGCCGATCTGTATCATTTGGGAAGTAACAGTTTTAAAGAACGAAACAAACTGATGCGGAAGGAAGCCGAAGCTTTCTGTAACCGGGTATTGGATAAAGATGAATGGAGATTAAAAACAATCGCCCTTTTTAAAGCGCACCATTACCATACTGCGTATTGTCAGAATTTGCTGAACGCGAAAAAAGCAGAGAACCTGGCCGATCTGGAACACAAAGCGGAGGAGGCACAAAAGGAGACGGCTCTTATGCCTGTAGCAGACAAACCGGTATCGCTGGAACCTGAAGTGGCTGCGGAAAGCAAAAAAGATAAAAAGAAAAAGAGCGAGCGGCCGGAAAGGGGAATTGAAACCATGTTCCGGATCACTTCTACCAATCACCAGCGATTGAGCGATATGGCCGATAATAAGGCGCACATCATGATCTCTACCAATTCTATCATTTTATCCGTGATTCTGAGTATCCTGCTGAGAAAGCTGGAAGATAACCCACACCTGATTATCCCGACCTTAATCCTGTTGGTGATTTGCGTCGTGACCATGGTTTTCTCTATCCTGGCTACACGTCCATCCATTCCGGAAGGGGTATTTACCCCGCAAGACATTACCAATAAAAAGGTAAATCTCTTGTTCTTCGGTAACTTTTACCGCATGAGCCTTCCGGATTATGAAGGTGGAATGATCAAAATGATGGAAGACCGGGATTTCCTTTATGGAAGTCTGATCAAAGATCTTTACTCGCAGGGAGTAGTCCTTGGCCGCAAATACCGTCTTTTAAGAATTGCCTATAACGTTTTTATGTTCGGGATTGTGATCTCTGTAGTGGCCTTTATCCTGGCGTCATTCCTGGTTACCTTATAATATGGAGTCTGCTGTTTTTTTTAACCGGGATTTAAGCTGGCTGAGCTTTAATGAGCGTGTGCTGATGGAAGCCTCAAGGCCTGCTGTGCCAATCCTGGAACGCATTAAATTTCTTTCTATCTATTCCTCCAATCTGGATGAATTTTACAGAGTGAGGATGCCGGTGCTGATGTGGGATTTTGAACTCGCGAAAAACAAGATCAACCAGCAGCAGCAAAAGTTTGGCGAGATCATGGTGGAACAGATCCTGCCGGAACTGGAAGCTCAAAAGGTTCATTGGTTATACAATAAACCTATTCCTGCCACCATTTCTGATCAGATTTCCGATATTTTCTTCAATGAAGTGCTCGCCTATATCCACTCGGTTTGTATTGACCGGGACCTGACGGATTTTTTTGCCGAGAATAATAAACTCTACCAGGTGATCATTTTAAGAGATAAAGAAGGGAAAGAACGCCTGGAGTTAATCAGTATTCCTTCGGAAGTCCTGCAGCGTCTGTATGCCATCCACTTGGGAGAGGAACAGTATGTGGTATTTTTGGAAGACATCATTAAACATAATTTAGCTTACCTCTTTCCTCATGATGTGATTCATGGTGCCTATAACCTGAAGATCACCAGAAATGCCGCTTTAAAAATAGGGCAGGAGTATGCGGAAGACATTACCAGTGCCCTGGAAAAGCAACTGGAGGTGCGTGATTTTGGTTTTGCTACCCGTTTTCTTTATGAACCAGGGATACCTCTTAGAAACTTATACCGCGTAATTCATGCCCTGAACCTGAATAAGGCTGCAGTGGTAGAAGGTGGAACTTATCATAATTTAAAAGACCTCAATAACTTTCCTTTAGACAGTAAGCAATTCGGATATCCGAAATGGCCGGCTGCCCTGGCGGAGCGGGTTGCTGAAAAGGATACGCTTTTTAACCATATCCTCCGCAAAGACATCCTGATCAATGTACCTTATCAGAATTACGATCCGGTACTTCGCTTTTTCAATGAAGCTTCAAATGATGTGTCGGTGGAAGAGATCTTTGTGACCCTTTACCGGGTGGCCAGCAATTCCAGAATTGTCAATGCACTGATGACTGCCGCCAAAAACGGTAAGAAGGTGGTGGTGCTGGTAGAGCTGAAAGCAAGATTTGATGAAGCAAATAACATCAAATGGGCCAAACAGATGAAAGCTGCAGGGGTGCGGATTGTTTACAGCAACCTCGACCTGAAGGTACATGCTAAAGTAGGCCTGGTGAAAAGAAATATCGAAGGGGAAACGCAATACCTGGGTTTACTGGCTACGGGCAACCTGAATGAAAGCACCGCGAAATTTTACACGGATCATATTTTACTTACTGCCCATCAGCCGATGTTACAGGAGCTCGAGTCTTTATTTGGCTTTTTAAGCAAGAAAAAGAAAACTCCCGGCCTGGAGGACCAGATCTCTTTTGAGCACCTGCTTGTTGCACAGTTTAACCTGCAAAAAACCTTTCTGGATCTGATCCAGAGAGAAATTGACCATGCAAAGGCGGGCCTTCCTTCGGGAATCATCATCAAAATGAACAACCTGGAAGAACAGGTACTCATCGCTAAATTATATGAAGCTGCTCAGGCAGGAGTGAAAATACAACTCCTCATTCGTGGCATTTGCTGCCTCATTCCCGGGCAAGCAGGATTGAGTGAAAACATTACGGTGAGAAGGATTGTGGACCGCTACCTGGAACATGGACGGATCTTTATCTTCCATAATAAGGGGGCAGATGATACCTATCTTGGCTCCGCAGATTGGATGAACAGAAACATTTATAGCCGTATTGAGGTATGTTTTCCGTTATATGACGCTGAGTTGAAACGTCTGATTATGGAAATTATTACCTTGCAGCTTCAAGATAATGTGCAGGCGGTAAATATCAGTTCCACCATGCAGAATGAAGAGATCAGTGCCCTGCCGGCATTGCGCTCTCAGGAAGCCATTTATCAGTTGTTAAAAAGGTTTAACGCTAATTAATGAACGTATTTTATGAAAAAAGTCTATACTAAACTATTCTATATTCTTCCGGTTCTGGCACTTTTTGTTTTTTATGCCTGCAAACCCATAGCTTCCAAATTCAGCAGCCCTGCGGGTTATGACCTGGAGAAACCCGACAAATTCAATATGCCGGAAAGCCTCCTGGAGATCTCGGGGATTACATTTTATAAGGGACAGCCGGATACTGTT
This region of Pedobacter steynii genomic DNA includes:
- the ccoN gene encoding cytochrome-c oxidase, cbb3-type subunit I, translated to MTDKFYYDNKIVRNFAVATIVWGIIGMTVGLLIAMQLFKPALNMGSQYTTFGRIRPLHTNAVIFAFVGNAIFMGVYYSLQRLLKARMFSDVLSKIHFWGWQLIIVSAVITLPLGFSSSHEYAELEWPIDIAITVIWVVFGINMFGTIIKRREKHMYVAIWFYIATFVTVAVLHIVNSFQLPVSAFKSYYLFAGVQDALVQWWYGHNAVAFFLTTPYLGMMYYFLPKMAQRPVYSYKLSILHFWSLIFIYIWAGPHHLLYTSLPSWAQSLGVAFSIMLIAPSWGGMINGLLTLRGAWDKVREDSRLKFMVVGITAYGMATFEGPMLALKQINAIAHYTDWIVAHVHVGALGWNGFLTFGILYWLIPRIYRTELYSKKLVSFHFWIGTLGIIFYAVPLYFAGFTQGLMWKEFTEDGMLRYPNFLETIIQILPMYVLRAIGGALYLTGVIVMTYNLIKTVRMGKLVANEPAEAMPLAKDYVPHGAEKKLHRVLERKPMVFMVLSLVVILIGGMIEMMPTFTIKSNIPTIASVKPYSPLELQGRDLYIREGCVSCHSQMIRPFRSETERYGEYSKAGEFVYDHPHLWGSKRTGPDLQREGGKYGNVWHYNHMLDPQTMSPGSIMPPYEWLITQKLDTTTTISKINAMRSLGVPYEEGYEHKANKDLDKQAKAIAQDLQKNNIKVKSDKEIVALIAYLQRLGTDIKAK
- the ccoS gene encoding cbb3-type cytochrome oxidase assembly protein CcoS — protein: MNIIYFLIGCSILLALIFLAAFFWASRTGQNDDTYTPSVRILFDDEVKSDQADIKSDEDHY
- a CDS encoding heavy metal translocating P-type ATPase, whose product is MLAQKTIAQETQCYHCGDELPKSPYVLDNKTFCCLGCQGVYQLLSSHDLSSYYAYNDVPGQTQKNGAQHFEYLDEPGIAANLLDYSDERVSVITLYIPAIHCSSCIWLLEHLHKIKPTILQSRIDFLKKQVVITYKNQELSLRQLVETLSAIGYEPLISLQDVVKKQKSDHSERNLITKIAVAGFCFGNVMLLSFPDYFGITNLDQEFKSFFGWLNLAFSVPVVFYSGRDYFISAWNNLKNGILNLDFPLALGIAVMFIRSIAEILTNTGAGFVDTLCGLVFFLLVGKWMQQHTYHHLSFERDYRSYFPVAVTLMEKGRERPIPLNELSVGDRILIRSNEIIPADAILLKGDAEMDFSFVTGESLPVKKVLGEVVYAGGRQLSGALELEVVKPVSQSYLTQLWNNEAFFGEKNRIRTFSDRASKYFSIVLLSIAIVAAAFWFFKGDTTKAIASFTAVLIIACPCALALSSPFTLAAVLSIFDKNKFYLKNTAVVEELARINTYVFDKTGTITNPDATGFSFEGRLSGEEKQLVNDLAKNSGHPLSRELVKWLDRPAKYSVVKYMEKVGRGITGTVNGNTLKLGSASFLGLEIAATAPGAVVHIVINEQYHGFFCAQQQWRPGFKDLIFKLGKDADLHLLSGDQEQDKQSLVPFFPRTQQMHFKQSPQNKLDYIVKLQSSNRKVLMFGDGLNDAGALKQSDLGIAVTDNINNFSPGCDAILDGASFHKIPQFIRQAKDAVKVIHMSFAISLTYNALGLYFAVQGMLSPLIAAVLMPISTVTIILFTSIAARLYARKNQLL
- a CDS encoding Pycsar system effector family protein; the encoded protein is MNYREILDQLRSHVANVFHAKSDARLIYHNLNHTEQVVENAVKIANHYQLSDEDFFIVTAASWFHDLGYFFDCQHHEASGAGLATEFLKEKGVKAEVIDKVVNCILATKMPQNPEGLLEQIVCDADLYHLGSNSFKERNKLMRKEAEAFCNRVLDKDEWRLKTIALFKAHHYHTAYCQNLLNAKKAENLADLEHKAEEAQKETALMPVADKPVSLEPEVAAESKKDKKKKSERPERGIETMFRITSTNHQRLSDMADNKAHIMISTNSIILSVILSILLRKLEDNPHLIIPTLILLVICVVTMVFSILATRPSIPEGVFTPQDITNKKVNLLFFGNFYRMSLPDYEGGMIKMMEDRDFLYGSLIKDLYSQGVVLGRKYRLLRIAYNVFMFGIVISVVAFILASFLVTL
- the ppk1 gene encoding polyphosphate kinase 1, encoding MESAVFFNRDLSWLSFNERVLMEASRPAVPILERIKFLSIYSSNLDEFYRVRMPVLMWDFELAKNKINQQQQKFGEIMVEQILPELEAQKVHWLYNKPIPATISDQISDIFFNEVLAYIHSVCIDRDLTDFFAENNKLYQVIILRDKEGKERLELISIPSEVLQRLYAIHLGEEQYVVFLEDIIKHNLAYLFPHDVIHGAYNLKITRNAALKIGQEYAEDITSALEKQLEVRDFGFATRFLYEPGIPLRNLYRVIHALNLNKAAVVEGGTYHNLKDLNNFPLDSKQFGYPKWPAALAERVAEKDTLFNHILRKDILINVPYQNYDPVLRFFNEASNDVSVEEIFVTLYRVASNSRIVNALMTAAKNGKKVVVLVELKARFDEANNIKWAKQMKAAGVRIVYSNLDLKVHAKVGLVKRNIEGETQYLGLLATGNLNESTAKFYTDHILLTAHQPMLQELESLFGFLSKKKKTPGLEDQISFEHLLVAQFNLQKTFLDLIQREIDHAKAGLPSGIIIKMNNLEEQVLIAKLYEAAQAGVKIQLLIRGICCLIPGQAGLSENITVRRIVDRYLEHGRIFIFHNKGADDTYLGSADWMNRNIYSRIEVCFPLYDAELKRLIMEIITLQLQDNVQAVNISSTMQNEEISALPALRSQEAIYQLLKRFNAN